A genomic segment from Lignipirellula cremea encodes:
- a CDS encoding sigma-70 family RNA polymerase sigma factor: MEKSRRRRPVHLPPGRACEAPSGAERSPSHAVDNPPRVEYVPTSAIRPFPSAGQRRQQLLAWERVCRDASTLDAETEKAIFLAMNVYKQRAARWQSTLRRSRAPAAVLAEIEALLADSRRLRDLIARELTPLTAANARMYATQRFPADELASEGSLALLRSIEKFDAARGYRFSTYATHAIRRAFYRYFQTEQRRTSRISPLEQADSLQDYREPPRADGRQDKTDVAIARMVGKLDDRDQLIITSRYGFNLSQKPRTLQSLADELGVCRERVRQLEQRALHKLGKLAVEQGLEPPASISS; the protein is encoded by the coding sequence ATGGAAAAATCCCGACGACGCAGGCCCGTCCATTTGCCGCCTGGGCGCGCTTGCGAAGCCCCATCCGGCGCAGAACGATCCCCGTCGCACGCAGTCGATAACCCGCCGCGCGTTGAATACGTTCCGACGTCCGCCATTCGCCCTTTTCCCAGCGCAGGCCAGCGTCGCCAGCAACTGCTTGCCTGGGAACGCGTTTGCCGCGACGCTTCCACCCTGGACGCCGAAACAGAGAAGGCGATTTTCCTCGCCATGAACGTCTACAAGCAGCGGGCCGCCCGCTGGCAGTCGACGCTCCGCCGCAGCCGCGCACCGGCCGCCGTTCTCGCAGAGATCGAAGCCCTTCTGGCTGATTCCCGGCGCCTGCGCGACCTGATCGCCCGCGAACTGACGCCGCTGACCGCGGCCAACGCCCGCATGTACGCCACGCAACGATTTCCGGCCGACGAACTGGCCAGCGAAGGCAGTCTGGCTCTACTGCGGTCGATTGAGAAATTCGACGCAGCCCGCGGCTACCGCTTTAGCACTTACGCCACGCATGCGATTCGCCGCGCCTTTTATCGCTACTTTCAAACAGAGCAGCGCCGCACCAGCCGGATCAGTCCGTTGGAACAGGCCGACAGCCTGCAGGATTATCGGGAACCGCCGCGAGCGGACGGCCGGCAAGACAAGACCGACGTCGCCATCGCCCGTATGGTGGGAAAACTCGACGACCGCGACCAGTTGATCATTACATCGCGGTACGGTTTTAACCTGTCCCAGAAGCCGCGCACCCTGCAGAGCCTGGCCGACGAACTGGGCGTCTGTCGGGAACGGGTTCGCCAGCTCGAACAGCGGGCCCTCCACAAACTGGGAAAGCTGGCCGTCGAACAAGGGCTGGAACCGCCGGCCAGCATCAGCAGCTGA
- a CDS encoding MBL fold metallo-hydrolase RNA specificity domain-containing protein: MNFHFDRGLKLTDIDLAIDVRRRQPRGFVSHAHADHIAPHETAYCTPATAVMYRHRLGEHRKVAEMPFGKTLEWSDLRLTTLPSGHILGAAMLLAESDKLRLLYTGDFKLGHSATAERAAIPQVDILVMESTFGDPQYRWPDRTATLERFFRLVEDTLNDGLTPLVHAYVLGKAQEITRLLTQRGLCVYQHPLIYEISQLYEKCGCPLGDYRLYEGSCPPGAVVMAPPRSQKRAVALSGLGPVRTFFLTGWALNNSVPWRMKVDHALPLSDHADYTELLSMVEQANPRVIYCTHGPESFADRLIALGHDARVLGRDNQLRLFG; the protein is encoded by the coding sequence GTGAATTTCCACTTTGATCGCGGACTCAAGTTGACGGATATCGATCTGGCGATCGATGTCCGTCGACGCCAGCCGCGAGGCTTTGTCTCCCACGCCCATGCGGATCATATCGCTCCGCATGAAACGGCCTACTGTACGCCGGCCACCGCTGTCATGTATCGCCATCGACTGGGCGAACATCGCAAGGTCGCCGAAATGCCCTTTGGCAAAACGCTTGAGTGGAGCGATTTGCGGCTCACCACGTTGCCTTCGGGCCACATCCTGGGCGCCGCCATGTTGCTGGCGGAGTCGGATAAACTTCGACTTTTGTACACAGGCGACTTCAAACTGGGCCACTCCGCCACGGCGGAAAGAGCTGCCATTCCCCAGGTCGATATCCTGGTGATGGAGAGCACCTTTGGGGATCCCCAGTATCGCTGGCCGGATCGAACGGCCACGCTGGAACGCTTCTTCCGTCTGGTCGAAGACACACTGAACGACGGTCTTACCCCCCTGGTGCATGCTTATGTCCTGGGCAAGGCGCAAGAGATTACCCGTTTGTTGACCCAGCGCGGGCTTTGTGTCTATCAGCATCCGCTGATTTATGAAATCAGTCAGCTGTACGAAAAGTGCGGCTGTCCGCTGGGCGACTACCGCCTTTATGAAGGCTCCTGCCCGCCGGGCGCCGTGGTGATGGCGCCTCCACGTTCCCAGAAACGGGCCGTCGCTTTGTCGGGTCTGGGACCTGTTCGCACGTTTTTTCTTACCGGCTGGGCGCTCAACAATAGCGTTCCCTGGCGGATGAAGGTCGATCACGCCTTGCCGCTTTCGGATCATGCGGACTACACGGAACTGTTGTCGATGGTCGAGCAGGCCAATCCCCGCGTGATCTATTGCACCCATGGCCCCGAGAGTTTCGCCGACCGGTTAATCGCCCTGGGCCACGATGCTCGCGTGCTGGGACGCGATAACCAGCTGCGTCTGTTTGGGTAG
- a CDS encoding response regulator transcription factor, translating to MTDTPTFEASDSTLLLVDDNDALRERLARALRDRGLVVTTAANYDQAMALAEGQPPARAVVDLRMPGKSGLELLRDLKARCPEIQVLVLTGFGSIATTVDAIRLGAANYLPKPADADDILAAFDRVQASIPQPATEPYDTPSLARAEWEHIHRVMADCGGNLSEAARRLGIHRRSLQRKLRKRAPE from the coding sequence ATGACCGACACTCCCACATTTGAGGCGTCGGACTCCACTTTGCTGCTGGTTGACGATAATGATGCGCTCCGCGAACGTTTGGCGCGAGCGCTCCGCGACCGGGGCCTGGTGGTTACAACCGCCGCCAACTACGACCAGGCGATGGCTCTGGCTGAAGGTCAGCCGCCCGCCCGTGCGGTCGTGGATTTGCGCATGCCGGGGAAGTCGGGGCTGGAACTGCTCCGCGATTTGAAAGCCCGTTGTCCCGAGATCCAGGTGCTGGTTCTGACAGGATTTGGCAGTATCGCCACAACCGTCGACGCCATTCGTTTGGGCGCGGCGAACTACTTGCCCAAGCCGGCCGACGCCGACGACATTCTGGCGGCGTTCGATCGGGTCCAGGCGAGCATTCCGCAGCCCGCCACGGAGCCGTACGACACGCCCTCGCTGGCGCGAGCTGAGTGGGAGCATATCCATCGCGTGATGGCCGACTGTGGAGGCAACCTTTCCGAAGCCGCCCGCCGCTTAGGCATCCATCGCCGTTCGCTGCAACGAAAACTTCGGAAGCGAGCGCCCGAATAA
- a CDS encoding sugar phosphate isomerase/epimerase family protein encodes MFKNLSPRALGTSGRQSEIIELALTYGFHGIDMNFGEYARRASVYGIEHSARFVLSAKKRPDGFEIGGFDLPFSLKGEEAGFRASLEMLRVWVNTPEGEEQSIAASVGVNRCLVVVDPFSDTLALPENFELHRTRLGQVAEVLAEGGLKLGVGLQAAAEKRKGKTHEFIHQAAELLKLISSVGADNVGLLLDLWNWKVGGGTMAQLREFGADKVVAVRANDVPEGADLATIGEQDRLLPGESGETNAVEVLEWLKDADYDGPVTVFPHPRNFKGMTRDAIVQRAGSAMNDLWVAIGLVQAKESEGEAVAVGAVAEANGQDDSTTEE; translated from the coding sequence ATGTTTAAGAACTTAAGTCCCAGAGCATTGGGCACCTCGGGCCGGCAAAGCGAAATCATTGAACTCGCTCTCACGTACGGCTTTCACGGCATTGATATGAATTTTGGCGAGTATGCTCGCCGCGCCAGTGTCTATGGCATTGAGCATTCCGCACGCTTCGTGCTGAGCGCAAAGAAGCGCCCTGACGGCTTTGAAATTGGCGGTTTCGACCTGCCGTTTTCGCTCAAGGGAGAAGAAGCGGGCTTCCGCGCCTCGCTGGAAATGCTTCGCGTGTGGGTCAATACGCCCGAGGGCGAAGAGCAGTCGATCGCCGCTTCGGTCGGCGTGAACCGCTGCCTGGTAGTGGTGGATCCGTTCAGTGATACGCTTGCTTTGCCGGAGAACTTCGAACTGCACCGCACCCGGCTGGGACAGGTCGCCGAGGTGCTCGCCGAAGGCGGACTGAAGCTGGGCGTTGGCCTGCAGGCCGCAGCCGAAAAGCGTAAAGGCAAAACCCACGAATTCATCCATCAGGCCGCGGAACTGCTCAAATTGATCAGCAGCGTCGGTGCGGACAATGTCGGCTTGCTGCTCGATCTGTGGAACTGGAAAGTCGGCGGCGGCACCATGGCGCAGCTGCGTGAATTTGGCGCCGACAAAGTCGTCGCCGTGCGGGCGAACGATGTTCCCGAAGGCGCCGACCTCGCTACGATTGGCGAACAGGATCGACTGCTGCCGGGCGAATCGGGCGAAACCAACGCGGTCGAAGTTCTGGAATGGCTGAAAGACGCCGACTACGACGGACCGGTCACCGTATTCCCCCACCCGCGGAACTTCAAAGGCATGACCCGCGACGCCATTGTGCAACGCGCCGGTTCGGCCATGAACGACCTGTGGGTCGCCATCGGGCTGGTCCAGGCCAAAGAGAGCGAAGGCGAAGCGGTTGCCGTCGGCGCCGTCGCAGAAGCCAATGGACAGGACGACTCGACTACGGAAGAGTAG
- the cls gene encoding cardiolipin synthase, with amino-acid sequence MNAVHFFLHPATILVFLHVAVVLAVSLRVIMKRPPTGVALSWLMLVGFIPFFGALVYLMIGERRINPERARGIGQLRTDYQAIFAAATSSGLTHVDWSRHAPAAQRMDRLGARLTGFSTVQGSRFTLFSDTQEMLKEIAQDVDSAQTSVLMEFYIWNEGGAADEVLEAVIRAAQRGVSCRLLIDALGARPWWKGKQPQRLRDAGVQLRAALPVGLFRAVVGRTDLRLHRKIVVVDGKVAWTGSMNLVDPRFFKQDSGVGEWVDAMVRLQGAVVAPLAATMFGDWILETEELAADIVASAGLHLVESEGSADIQVIPSGPGQTDDGLLQMLLALVNAAQDELTLTTPYLIPDESLLRALRGAACRGVQVSLIVPERVDSFLTRYASRSYYEDLLNVGVEIYLYRAGLLHTKSIMVDGRMSMFGTVNLDLRSLWLNYEVALFIYQSEFAAELKKLQQTYLDDADRVDPGQWQARPYQERLLENTLRLVSPLL; translated from the coding sequence ATGAACGCCGTCCATTTTTTCCTGCATCCCGCGACCATTCTGGTATTCCTGCATGTCGCCGTCGTGCTGGCAGTGTCGCTGCGGGTCATTATGAAACGGCCGCCGACCGGGGTGGCCCTCTCCTGGCTGATGCTGGTTGGATTTATTCCATTTTTCGGCGCCCTGGTGTATCTGATGATCGGCGAACGCCGGATCAATCCCGAACGGGCCCGCGGCATCGGACAGCTGCGCACCGACTACCAGGCGATTTTTGCGGCGGCGACCAGCAGCGGTTTGACCCATGTGGACTGGTCGCGTCACGCGCCGGCCGCCCAGCGCATGGATCGGCTGGGGGCCCGGCTGACCGGTTTCTCGACCGTCCAGGGGAGCCGGTTCACGCTCTTCTCGGATACGCAAGAGATGCTCAAGGAGATCGCCCAGGATGTGGACAGCGCCCAGACCAGCGTGCTGATGGAATTTTATATCTGGAACGAAGGCGGCGCCGCCGACGAGGTGCTGGAGGCTGTCATCCGCGCCGCCCAGCGCGGCGTCTCCTGCCGCTTGCTGATCGATGCGCTGGGAGCCCGGCCGTGGTGGAAGGGGAAACAGCCGCAGCGTCTGCGCGACGCGGGCGTGCAGCTACGCGCCGCTTTGCCGGTGGGGCTGTTCCGCGCCGTGGTCGGCCGGACCGATCTGCGGCTGCATCGGAAGATCGTCGTCGTCGACGGCAAGGTGGCCTGGACCGGCAGCATGAATCTGGTGGATCCGCGATTCTTCAAGCAGGACTCCGGCGTCGGCGAATGGGTCGACGCCATGGTCCGCCTGCAGGGCGCGGTGGTGGCTCCCCTGGCCGCGACCATGTTTGGCGACTGGATTCTGGAAACCGAGGAGCTAGCCGCGGATATCGTCGCCAGTGCGGGACTGCATCTGGTGGAGTCCGAGGGATCGGCCGATATCCAGGTCATCCCTTCCGGCCCCGGCCAGACCGACGACGGCCTGCTGCAGATGCTGCTCGCCCTCGTCAATGCGGCCCAGGACGAACTGACCCTGACCACGCCATATCTGATTCCCGATGAATCACTACTGAGAGCGCTGCGGGGCGCGGCCTGCCGGGGCGTGCAAGTCTCGTTGATTGTGCCCGAACGGGTCGACTCATTTCTCACCCGTTACGCCAGTCGATCGTACTACGAAGATTTGCTGAATGTGGGCGTGGAGATTTACTTGTACCGGGCGGGCCTGCTGCATACGAAGTCGATCATGGTCGATGGGCGGATGTCAATGTTTGGCACCGTGAACCTGGACCTGCGCAGTTTGTGGCTGAACTACGAAGTCGCACTTTTCATCTACCAATCGGAGTTTGCGGCCGAACTGAAGAAGCTGCAGCAAACCTATCTCGACGACGCCGATCGCGTCGATCCGGGCCAGTGGCAAGCGCGACCCTACCAGGAACGCTTGCTGGAAAACACGCTGCGGCTGGTGAGTCCGCTGCTTTAA
- a CDS encoding PQQ-binding-like beta-propeller repeat protein: MPRLASFARLLLLLLLLPAASLRGQDVPSWNQWRGPNRDGIVPGDDWPDSLAETVLTRSWRVKLPPSYSGPVVSESSVFVTGTEDKKSEVVYAFDRQTGEELWKVSWPGAMTVPFFAASNGSWIRATPACDGESLFVAGMRDVLVSLNAKTGEEQWRIDFVEQLKTPLPAFGFASSPLLDGPFLYVQAGASFVKIDKKSGKILWRTLEEDGGMMASAFSSPILASVAGQRQVIVQTRQKLAGVDPDNGDVLWEQTVPSFRGMNILTPAPFNDGLFTSSYQNKSWLFRVNKTDDKLQVEEAWENNAQGYMSTPVIIDGHAYLHLQNQRFTCIDLATGKRTWTSQPFGKYCSLVAQQDRILALDERGKLLLLQANPQEFKLLEERTVSEEETWAHLAVSGDQVFVRELEGLSAFRWKRVE, encoded by the coding sequence ATGCCCAGGCTTGCTTCCTTCGCCCGATTGCTTCTGCTTCTTCTCCTGCTGCCGGCCGCTTCGCTGCGGGGGCAGGACGTCCCTTCCTGGAACCAATGGCGGGGCCCCAACCGGGACGGTATCGTTCCCGGCGACGACTGGCCGGACTCCCTGGCAGAGACGGTTCTCACTCGCTCCTGGCGGGTGAAGCTGCCTCCCAGCTACTCGGGGCCTGTGGTCTCGGAATCCTCCGTCTTTGTGACGGGAACCGAGGACAAGAAATCCGAGGTCGTCTACGCTTTCGATCGCCAGACAGGAGAAGAACTCTGGAAGGTCAGCTGGCCGGGCGCGATGACGGTTCCGTTTTTCGCCGCCTCCAACGGCAGCTGGATCCGCGCGACGCCTGCCTGCGACGGCGAGAGCCTGTTCGTGGCCGGCATGCGGGATGTGCTGGTGTCGCTCAACGCCAAGACGGGCGAAGAACAATGGCGAATCGATTTCGTCGAACAGCTAAAGACGCCGCTGCCCGCCTTTGGATTCGCCAGCTCTCCGCTGCTTGACGGACCGTTTCTGTACGTCCAGGCGGGGGCGTCGTTCGTGAAGATCGACAAAAAGTCGGGCAAGATTCTCTGGCGCACGCTCGAAGAAGACGGCGGCATGATGGCCAGTGCTTTTTCCTCCCCCATCCTCGCCAGCGTGGCGGGCCAGCGACAAGTGATCGTACAGACCCGGCAGAAGCTGGCCGGCGTCGACCCCGACAACGGCGACGTTCTGTGGGAGCAAACCGTCCCCAGTTTCCGCGGCATGAACATCTTGACGCCCGCCCCCTTCAACGACGGCCTGTTCACCAGCTCCTACCAGAACAAGTCGTGGCTGTTCCGCGTCAACAAAACCGACGACAAGCTCCAGGTGGAAGAAGCCTGGGAGAACAATGCCCAGGGCTACATGTCGACGCCCGTCATTATCGACGGCCATGCCTACTTGCACCTGCAGAATCAGCGGTTCACCTGCATCGATCTCGCAACCGGCAAGCGCACCTGGACCTCCCAGCCGTTCGGCAAGTACTGCAGCCTGGTTGCCCAGCAGGACCGCATCCTGGCGCTCGACGAGCGAGGCAAGCTGCTGCTCCTGCAGGCGAACCCTCAAGAATTCAAGTTGCTGGAGGAACGCACCGTCAGTGAGGAAGAAACCTGGGCGCACCTCGCCGTCAGCGGCGACCAGGTCTTTGTGCGGGAGCTGGAAGGGCTTAGTGCGTTTCGCTGGAAACGTGTTGAATAA
- a CDS encoding SAM-dependent methyltransferase, with protein sequence MNPSCPDLHRPGQHTSSPERPAYSPDFARTSAFRTALRMTVPEGGSVLEFGSGARPLAVFATQKAARIYYVEPNSLSADVAEQRFQLAAGKARVQVARASILDFLPPEPVDLVICEPNSPALLQEPPLHALATFQANYFARFGGPLPVMAPWASQLAVQPVEHIFCQPACQTPMPHYQSSSPLLATDKPLAEPRQYAMANYRLPLPRAFDWEGVVQVQAAGRLNALRLTTRHLLTETLAEKGPFADASQVLVAPLRQAIQVQPGDGLRIRLQYATGQPIHQLMSQIEVERLTPNLLQRSA encoded by the coding sequence ATGAATCCCTCTTGCCCTGATCTGCATCGGCCTGGGCAACACACTTCCTCGCCCGAACGGCCTGCGTATTCTCCCGATTTTGCCCGCACCAGCGCATTTCGAACGGCCCTGCGGATGACAGTTCCCGAAGGCGGCAGCGTGCTTGAGTTCGGCAGCGGCGCGCGTCCATTGGCGGTATTTGCAACGCAGAAAGCGGCTCGCATCTACTATGTCGAGCCAAACTCGCTCTCAGCGGACGTCGCAGAACAGCGTTTTCAGCTGGCGGCCGGCAAGGCCCGGGTCCAGGTTGCAAGGGCCAGCATTCTGGACTTCCTGCCGCCGGAGCCCGTCGATCTGGTGATATGCGAACCGAACTCGCCGGCATTACTGCAGGAGCCGCCGCTGCACGCGCTCGCGACGTTCCAGGCGAACTACTTTGCCCGATTTGGCGGTCCGCTGCCGGTGATGGCTCCCTGGGCCTCGCAGCTGGCGGTTCAGCCCGTGGAGCATATTTTCTGTCAGCCAGCCTGCCAGACGCCCATGCCGCATTACCAGTCAAGCTCTCCGCTGCTGGCCACCGACAAGCCGCTGGCGGAACCGAGACAGTACGCCATGGCGAACTACCGCCTGCCCTTGCCGCGAGCCTTCGACTGGGAGGGCGTCGTCCAGGTGCAGGCGGCAGGCAGGCTGAACGCCTTGCGTTTAACGACCCGCCATTTGCTGACCGAGACGCTTGCGGAGAAGGGGCCGTTTGCTGACGCCAGCCAGGTGCTGGTCGCCCCGCTGCGGCAGGCAATCCAGGTTCAACCCGGAGACGGTTTGCGGATCCGACTGCAGTACGCCACCGGCCAGCCGATTCACCAGCTGATGTCCCAGATCGAGGTGGAACGGCTGACGCCCAACCTCCTGCAGAGATCCGCCTGA
- a CDS encoding TIGR03067 domain-containing protein, translated as MRLGLVLSFVFCMLFTSAVAANDGVLNGTWTLIRGEAEGKVLSDSEITGGKLVIDGSNYTVTLPSIGTMTGVQTVDLTANPKTIDITNTTGANEGKTCLGLFQLHGNEYQCVFAAPGQPRPTSFKTEAGSGHWMHVWKHNQP; from the coding sequence ATGCGACTTGGATTGGTTTTGAGCTTTGTGTTCTGCATGCTGTTCACCTCGGCGGTTGCGGCCAATGACGGCGTACTGAACGGAACCTGGACGCTGATTCGTGGAGAAGCCGAAGGCAAAGTGCTGTCGGATTCGGAAATCACCGGCGGCAAGCTGGTTATTGACGGCTCGAACTACACCGTCACGCTACCCAGCATCGGCACGATGACGGGCGTGCAGACGGTCGACCTGACGGCCAATCCGAAAACGATCGACATTACCAATACCACCGGCGCCAACGAAGGGAAAACCTGCCTGGGTCTGTTCCAGCTGCACGGCAACGAGTACCAGTGCGTCTTTGCCGCCCCTGGCCAGCCGCGTCCGACCAGCTTCAAAACCGAAGCCGGCAGCGGCCACTGGATGCACGTGTGGAAACACAACCAGCCGTAA
- a CDS encoding endonuclease/exonuclease/phosphatase family protein, which translates to MPHDDSTFRFRVVTYNIHKGIGGLDRRYRPQRLVEALESCQPDIVLMQEVDDGAPRSNSDFQAQMLAEALQMEHHAFQRNVTLRAGHYGNAILSRFPLTDVDHADLTIPLKKRRRGLLATCTLPCPEGPRALLIVNVHLGLAAFERKIQLRRLLQHNAVGQAAQQDPLIIAGDFNDVWGTLGRKMMAPAGFDAAGEAVRTFPAAAPLLALDRFFYRGDLHAEEGFAIRNPASRHASDHLPLVVDFQLLPASYRSLDREGTD; encoded by the coding sequence ATGCCGCACGACGACTCGACTTTTCGTTTTCGCGTTGTGACCTACAACATCCACAAAGGGATCGGCGGCCTTGATCGGCGCTACCGCCCCCAGCGGCTGGTCGAAGCACTCGAGTCCTGCCAGCCCGATATCGTGCTGATGCAGGAGGTCGACGACGGGGCGCCGCGATCCAACAGCGATTTCCAGGCCCAGATGCTGGCCGAAGCCTTGCAGATGGAGCATCATGCTTTTCAGCGGAATGTGACGCTCCGTGCGGGACACTACGGCAACGCCATTTTAAGCCGTTTCCCTTTGACCGACGTCGACCATGCGGACCTGACAATCCCGCTCAAAAAACGTCGTCGCGGTCTGCTGGCGACCTGTACGCTGCCCTGTCCCGAAGGGCCGCGAGCGTTATTGATCGTCAATGTTCATCTGGGGCTGGCCGCATTCGAACGGAAGATTCAGCTGCGCCGGTTGCTGCAGCACAACGCGGTCGGCCAGGCCGCGCAGCAGGACCCGCTCATCATTGCAGGCGACTTTAACGATGTCTGGGGGACGCTGGGTCGCAAAATGATGGCGCCTGCCGGATTTGACGCGGCGGGCGAAGCGGTCCGCACCTTTCCGGCCGCGGCGCCGTTGCTCGCACTGGATCGCTTTTTCTATCGGGGCGATCTGCATGCCGAGGAAGGCTTTGCGATCCGCAATCCGGCGTCCCGGCATGCTTCCGACCATCTGCCGCTGGTGGTCGACTTTCAGCTGCTGCCGGCTTCGTACCGCTCCCTGGACCGCGAGGGAACCGACTGA
- a CDS encoding alpha/beta hydrolase family protein, whose translation MKGTFVRKANLPGESFQVEGRPAFVLLPPAEKRQNPQPWIFYAPTLPAYPDIHEKWMHEQFLAAGIAVAGIDAGEAYGSPDGQKLMTALHKELTEKRGFAARPCLLGRSRGGLWVSSWAIAHPNQVAGIAGIYPVFDLRAYPGLARAAFAYGMTTQELESNLREQNPIARIDVLAKARIPVFIIHGDADTVVPLKENSAALAERYRLADASEAVQLVIAKGQGHNFWEGFFHCQELVDFAIEKANNGVKPAP comes from the coding sequence TTGAAAGGAACTTTTGTCCGGAAAGCGAATCTGCCGGGCGAGTCGTTTCAGGTGGAGGGGCGACCGGCCTTTGTCCTGTTGCCGCCGGCCGAGAAAAGGCAGAATCCGCAGCCCTGGATTTTTTACGCCCCGACTTTGCCAGCCTATCCCGACATTCATGAGAAATGGATGCACGAGCAGTTCCTGGCAGCCGGGATCGCCGTGGCGGGCATCGATGCGGGGGAGGCCTATGGCAGTCCCGACGGCCAGAAGTTGATGACGGCCCTGCACAAGGAGTTGACGGAAAAACGCGGATTCGCCGCCAGGCCGTGTCTGCTGGGCCGCAGTCGCGGAGGATTATGGGTCAGCAGTTGGGCCATCGCCCACCCCAATCAGGTCGCCGGGATTGCCGGGATTTATCCGGTTTTCGACTTGCGCGCCTATCCGGGCCTGGCCCGTGCGGCGTTTGCGTATGGCATGACGACGCAGGAACTGGAATCGAACCTGCGGGAGCAGAATCCGATCGCCCGGATCGACGTCCTGGCCAAAGCGCGTATTCCCGTTTTCATTATTCATGGCGATGCAGACACGGTCGTGCCGCTGAAGGAAAACTCCGCCGCCCTGGCGGAACGCTATCGTCTGGCCGACGCCAGCGAAGCTGTTCAGCTGGTCATCGCCAAAGGGCAAGGCCATAACTTCTGGGAAGGTTTTTTCCACTGCCAGGAGCTGGTCGACTTCGCCATTGAAAAGGCAAACAACGGGGTCAAACCGGCCCCGTAA